One Candidatus Polarisedimenticolia bacterium genomic region harbors:
- a CDS encoding ATP-binding protein, with protein MPTLSEILEFSTERLTSFEIPRKRAMVLLRWTLFGTLLGFGTAAPGDVFGTLLVDLSLAALLIANLAVTFLPLSSISSASFEFALNLLDAAIITFVVFQAESSGLLCVFLFLLLISTAGSTRIYQILMAPVSLSGLYLLFLGIRGTENLWAMEHLMVFPLFYAVGLHFGYQVLQIRASRAQVGMIYQERQELRIVLKIMDSITSSLDFHAVMYEIASRIADAVDAARCSIILVEEEGKRAFVVAANDDRKLKMLPVNLDKYPEIQAAIRRKKAVIIEDVETSELMRPYIEELLRLNFRSLLVLPIVYQETVIGTLFLRASRKRCFTDQELKFCRVVASAAASAIKNSMLYRSLEEKVREQQETGARTRALFDNSPDIILQVDSDGMIREANQTVERLSGRSRQELLAMEVSSLLEGLPPVSELTGLAAPGSEPRRYDGRLGPRHVALSVGPLGTGPGSLMLIGRDVTEQREAAVMMQQTEKLSSIGEIVASVAHELNNPLSGVLGFSQLLAQRDKEGIFRRDIERIVECADRCQKIVQNLLSFSRPAHPEKKPVGINGILEKTLDLLEPTLQTENIEIVKELDPRLPYILGDFHQVQQVFTNLITNAQQAMSSRQTPGRLVLRSHSEDGKVILEVADNGAGIPPEVLPRIFDPFFSTKKMGSGTGLGLSVSYGIVREHGGELRVQTRLGQGTTFQVIFPVHSAGEPWPAREAPARQGGDAGKEILVVDDEEIIVELYLQLLQALGHKIDTASTGLEALKKIEARDYDLVITDIKMPKMSGIQLYEKVATIKPSMRKRFIFITGDMNSLTNQQMSTVTNNPCLLKPVNIEKIESTIHQLLSGTPARG; from the coding sequence ATGCCCACTCTCTCCGAGATCCTCGAGTTCTCCACCGAAAGACTGACTTCCTTCGAGATTCCGCGGAAGCGCGCCATGGTGCTGCTGCGGTGGACCCTTTTCGGCACGCTCCTGGGGTTCGGAACCGCTGCGCCCGGGGATGTCTTCGGAACCCTCCTGGTCGACCTGAGCCTCGCCGCGCTGCTGATCGCCAACCTGGCGGTGACCTTTCTCCCCCTGAGCTCCATTTCTTCGGCTTCCTTCGAATTCGCCCTGAATCTCCTCGACGCGGCGATCATCACTTTCGTGGTGTTCCAGGCCGAATCCAGCGGCCTCCTGTGCGTCTTCCTCTTCCTGCTGCTCATCAGCACCGCCGGATCGACGCGCATCTACCAGATCCTCATGGCCCCGGTGAGCCTCAGCGGCCTCTACCTCCTGTTCCTCGGAATCCGGGGGACCGAGAACCTCTGGGCGATGGAGCACCTGATGGTGTTCCCGCTTTTCTATGCCGTCGGCCTACACTTCGGATACCAGGTTCTGCAGATTCGGGCCTCGCGCGCCCAGGTGGGGATGATCTACCAGGAGCGGCAGGAGCTGAGGATCGTCCTGAAAATCATGGACTCGATCACCTCCTCCCTCGATTTTCACGCGGTGATGTACGAGATCGCCAGCCGGATCGCCGACGCGGTCGACGCCGCGCGCTGCTCGATCATCCTGGTGGAGGAGGAGGGGAAGCGCGCCTTCGTCGTGGCCGCGAACGACGACCGGAAGCTGAAGATGCTGCCCGTCAATCTGGACAAGTATCCGGAAATCCAGGCGGCGATCCGCCGGAAGAAAGCCGTGATCATCGAGGACGTCGAGACCAGCGAACTGATGCGGCCGTACATCGAGGAGCTGCTGCGTCTCAACTTCCGCTCCCTGCTCGTTCTCCCCATCGTCTATCAGGAGACGGTGATCGGCACGCTGTTCCTGCGCGCCTCCCGCAAGCGGTGCTTCACCGATCAGGAGCTGAAATTCTGCCGGGTCGTCGCCTCCGCCGCGGCGAGCGCCATCAAGAATTCCATGCTCTACCGGTCGCTGGAGGAGAAAGTCCGCGAGCAGCAGGAGACCGGCGCCCGGACCCGCGCCCTGTTCGATAATTCCCCGGACATCATCCTGCAGGTCGACTCGGACGGGATGATCCGCGAGGCCAACCAGACGGTGGAGCGCCTTTCGGGGCGAAGCCGCCAGGAGCTCCTCGCCATGGAGGTGAGCTCCCTGCTGGAGGGCCTGCCGCCGGTGAGCGAGCTGACCGGGCTCGCCGCGCCCGGCTCCGAGCCGCGGCGCTACGACGGCCGGCTCGGCCCCCGCCACGTCGCGCTGAGCGTGGGGCCCCTCGGCACCGGGCCGGGGTCCCTGATGCTGATCGGCCGCGACGTGACCGAGCAAAGGGAGGCCGCCGTCATGATGCAGCAGACGGAGAAGCTCTCGAGCATCGGGGAGATCGTGGCCAGCGTGGCGCACGAGCTTAACAATCCCCTCTCGGGAGTCCTCGGCTTCTCGCAGCTTCTCGCGCAGCGGGACAAGGAGGGAATCTTCCGGCGCGACATCGAGCGGATCGTGGAGTGCGCCGACCGCTGCCAGAAGATCGTCCAGAATCTCCTGAGCTTCTCGCGGCCCGCCCATCCGGAGAAGAAGCCGGTGGGCATCAACGGCATTCTCGAAAAGACCCTGGATCTCCTCGAGCCGACCCTCCAGACCGAGAACATCGAGATCGTGAAGGAGCTGGACCCGCGCCTTCCCTACATCCTCGGCGATTTCCATCAGGTGCAGCAGGTCTTCACGAACCTGATCACCAACGCCCAGCAGGCGATGAGCTCCCGGCAGACGCCCGGCCGGCTGGTCTTGCGCAGCCACTCCGAGGACGGCAAAGTGATCCTGGAAGTGGCGGACAACGGCGCCGGCATCCCCCCGGAGGTGCTGCCCCGGATCTTCGATCCCTTCTTTTCGACGAAAAAAATGGGCAGCGGGACCGGCCTTGGCTTGAGCGTCTCCTACGGGATCGTTCGGGAGCACGGCGGCGAGCTCCGCGTGCAGACCCGCCTCGGCCAGGGAACGACCTTCCAGGTGATCTTCCCCGTGCACAGCGCCGGAGAGCCGTGGCCGGCGCGGGAGGCGCCCGCCCGGCAAGGAGGCGACGCCGGCAAGGAGATCCTGGTGGTGGACGACGAGGAGATCATCGTGGAGCTTTACCTGCAGCTTCTACAGGCGCTGGGCCACAAGATCGACACCGCGTCCACCGGCCTCGAGGCTCTGAAGAAGATCGAGGCGCGCGACTACGATCTGGTCATCACCGACATCAAGATGCCGAAGATGAGCGGCATCCAGCTCTACGAAAAGGTGGCGACGATCAAGCCGTCGATGCGCAAGCGCTTCATCTTCATCACCGGCGACATGAATTCGCTGACCAACCAGCAGATGTCGACCGTGACGAACAATCCCTGCCTGCTCAAGCCCGTCAACATCGAGAAAATCGAGTCCACCATCCACCAGCTTCTTTCCGGCACCCCGGCCCGCGGCTGA
- a CDS encoding trypsin-like peptidase domain-containing protein encodes MARFLELLQGSSGAAEDGASGAVRQGDPEDRASPAALSDETLLDAYSRAVTGAAERISPAVVNIEVRPRPEGAPAGRLPERGARGSGSGFIFTPDGFLLTNSHVVHAAGRIDVTLPDGRRFEASLAGDDPATDLAVLRIPSTGFVPAPLGDSAEVRVGQLAIAIGNPFGFQCTVTAGVVSALGRSLRTGSGRLMENILQTDAALNPGSSGGPLVNSRGEVIGVNTATILPAQGICFAIAVNTAKFVAGRLIREGRVRRAWLGIAGQTVPLPRRQVRFHDLPAERGVLVVSVEKDSPAARAAVEEGDIIVGYADHSVAGIDDLQRLLTEERVGVDAPLTLVRGPARRTVSVRAVESPAADAA; translated from the coding sequence ATGGCTCGCTTCCTGGAGTTGCTGCAGGGTAGTTCCGGTGCCGCCGAGGATGGCGCTTCGGGCGCCGTCCGGCAAGGCGACCCGGAAGATCGCGCCAGTCCCGCCGCCCTCTCGGACGAAACGCTTCTCGATGCCTATTCGCGCGCGGTGACGGGAGCGGCGGAGCGGATCAGCCCGGCCGTCGTGAATATCGAGGTGCGCCCGCGGCCGGAAGGAGCGCCGGCGGGCCGGCTCCCCGAGCGCGGCGCGCGCGGCAGCGGCTCGGGCTTCATCTTCACGCCCGACGGATTCCTGCTGACGAACAGCCACGTCGTGCACGCCGCCGGGAGGATCGACGTCACCCTGCCCGACGGCCGGCGTTTCGAGGCGTCTCTCGCCGGCGACGATCCGGCGACCGATCTGGCCGTGCTCCGGATTCCCTCCACCGGCTTCGTCCCCGCGCCGCTCGGAGATTCGGCCGAGGTGCGGGTGGGCCAGCTGGCGATCGCGATCGGCAATCCGTTCGGTTTCCAGTGCACGGTGACGGCCGGAGTGGTGAGCGCGCTCGGGCGCTCCTTGCGGACGGGGAGCGGGCGGCTGATGGAGAACATCCTGCAGACCGACGCCGCCCTCAACCCCGGCTCGTCCGGCGGCCCGCTGGTGAACTCGCGAGGCGAGGTCATCGGTGTCAACACCGCCACGATCCTCCCGGCCCAGGGGATCTGCTTCGCCATCGCCGTGAACACCGCGAAGTTCGTGGCGGGGAGGCTGATCCGCGAGGGCAGGGTGCGGCGCGCCTGGCTCGGGATCGCCGGCCAGACGGTGCCCCTTCCCCGCCGCCAGGTCCGCTTCCACGATCTGCCCGCCGAGCGCGGAGTGCTGGTGGTCTCGGTGGAGAAGGACAGCCCCGCCGCCCGGGCGGCGGTGGAGGAAGGGGACATCATCGTCGGCTACGCCGACCATTCGGTCGCGGGGATCGACGACCTCCAGCGGCTCCTCACGGAGGAGCGCGTCGGCGTGGACGCCCCGCTCACCCTGGTTCGCGGCCCCGCCCGGCGCACCGTCTCCGTCCGGGCCGTCGAAAGCCCCGCCGCCGACGCGGCGTAG